Proteins encoded in a region of the Drosophila busckii strain San Diego stock center, stock number 13000-0081.31 unplaced genomic scaffold, ASM1175060v1 hic_scaffold_35, whole genome shotgun sequence genome:
- the LOC108603186 gene encoding transmembrane emp24 domain-containing protein bai, with amino-acid sequence MKVLVSFLTILACIWPLNGVMFQLAPNTQKCLKEDIQANQLVMGEYEVSDVPGQVIDYIARDTKGHILSQKEHITKGKFSFMSEVYDTYEICFISKVPPHQRGIGQEVSLSTKKGVETKSYEGIGEASKLKPLEVDLRRLEELSDSIVRDFALMRKREEEMRDTNEKTNSRVLFFSIFSMCCLLGLATWQVLYLRRYFKAKKLIE; translated from the exons atgaaagtcCTCGTTTCTTTTTTAACTATATTAGCATGTATTTGGCCTCTTAATGGTGTTATGTTTCAGTTGGCACCGAACACACAAAAATGTCTTAAAGAAGATATACAAGCAAATCAACTAGTAATGGGAGAATATGAGGTCTCCGATGTGCCCGGTCAAGTTATAGACTATATT GCTCGCGACACTAAGGGTCATATACTCTCGCAAAAGGAACACATAACGAAAGGAAAATTTAGTTTCATGTCTGAAGTATATGACACGTATGAAATATGCTTTATTTCTAAAGTACCACCAC ATCAGCGAGGAATTGGTCAAGAAGTTTCATTATCGACCAAGAAGGGTGTAGAAACGAAAAGTTATGAAGGC ATTGGCGAAGCCTCTAAACTAAAGCCACTTGAGGTTGATCTCAGGCGTCTAGAGGAACTTTCCGACTCGATAGTGCGTGACTTTGCTCTTATGCGTAAACGCGAGGAAGAGATGCGTGATACAAACG AGAAAACAAATAGTAGAGTACTATTTTTCAGTATCTTCAGCATGTGTTGCTTGCTTGGATTGGCTACCTGGCAGGTTCTGTACCTTCGCAGATATTTTAAGGCAAAAAAACTCATCGAATAG